A stretch of DNA from Selenihalanaerobacter shriftii:
TTTTAACATTAGAATAGATAGGAGTGTAACAGATGTCAGTAATAATTTGGTTTTTATTATTAGGTTTAACTATAGGTTATTTAGAAATAATTCCTGAAAGGTTTTCAAGTTTAACCGACAATTTAATTACTGGAGGTTTGATTCTATTACTATTCAGTATGGGAGTTGAAATAGGATTAAATGATAAAGTAATAGCAAATTTAGATAAATTAGGTTTTCAAGCTATTGTTTTAGCTTTAGGAAGTATATTAGGTAGTTTAGGTTTAATTAAATTATTAGAGATGCTAGTAGGAAACTTTAGAAAGGAGCAGGAGAGAAGAGGATGATTATAGCAATATTAATTTCAATAATTAGTGGCGTATTAGTTGGGAAATTTATTGTGGCACCAGAAATGGCTAATAGTTTAGGTCAAGTTACTACTTATTTTTTAGCAATTTTACTATTAGGTATTGGAATAGATATTGGAAGAAATAAAGATGTGATTGCTAAAGTCAAGCAAATTGGTTGGAAAATCATTACGGTTCCTCTAATGGTTGCTGCAGGAAGTATATTAGGTGCTATTTTGAGTGGGTTGATCTTGCAATTACCGTTTAATGAATCTAGTGCGATTGGAGCAGGATTTGGCTGGTATAGCTTGTCCGGGGTACTGATAACTAAGGCTTATGATGTACAAGTAGGGAGTTTAGCTTTTTTAACCAATGTTTTTCGGGAATTATTAGCAATTATATTAATTCCAATATTAGCTAAGACTGAAGGAAAGATTTCCTTGATTGCTCCTGGGGGAGCTACGACCATGGATACTACTTTACCTTTAATAGTTAAGAGTTCGAATTCAGAAATAGGAGTAATTGCATTTGTAAATGGTGTTATTTTATCTTCTTTAGTCCCCATATTGGTGCCTTTATTAATTAAATTATAACAATAAAAGATAAAACCGATCAATTCTTGTAATGAGGTTGATCGGTTTCTTTTAATTTAAAATAAATTTAGGCGTAATTTTATTTATTTTTAAATAAGACTTTAATCCATCTAAGAAAAATAGGTAATTTAAATCCTCCACCCCAAGTCTTTAAATCATCATCTTCATTCTTTGACCATGCAAAGAAAAAATCAATTTTCATTTTTTCCCCTCCTATATGTTAACTTACTAATCATTGTATGTATAAAATTTAAAATAGTGAATAGATAGCTATAATTAGTTTTAAAATAATATAAATTATTCTTTTATTGAATTATTATGTTAGATTTAATTTTTTTATTATATAAAAAGTTACTCTAAGTTAAAAAATATGGTTGATTCTATTGAGAAGATATTTTGATTTTGCTTTTAATTAAGAGTCGAATTATGTAAAACAATTACTTCATTTACTTTAAATAAGTTATAACCTAGTTTATAACAATTTTTTTCAATAGTATTAAAGGATTTTTATTTTGAATGTAGAATAAATAAAGTACAGTGGTAGATAGTGGGGAGATGTGGTGGTGTTAGGGAGAGTTAGTGGTTAATTAATTATAGAAGTGGGGATTTATTATGTTAATGGGTGAATATATACATTCCATGGATGGAAAAGGAAGAGTGATTATCCCAGCTAAATTTCGAAAAGAGTTGGGAGATGAATTTGTAGCGACTCGAGGTTTAGATGATTGTCTCTTTATTTATCCTATGGATGAGTGGAAAATTTTAGAGCAAAAATTAAAATCTTTACCCTTAACTAGAAAAGATGCTAGAGCTTTTGTAAGGTTTTTCTTTTCTGGAGCTACTGAATGTCAGTTGGATAAGCAAGGTAGAATTTCTATCCCCTCTAATTTAAGGAATTATGCTCAATTGGAAAAAGAAACTGTAATTATTGGTGTGTCAAATAGAGTAGAATTGTGGAGCAAACAGAAATGGGATTCTTATTTAAGTGAGGCTGAGGAGTCATATGAAGATATTGCAGAAACTATAGAAGAATTAGGAATTTAATCAGTTATAAACATATTAATTAGATAAAATTGTCTTATTAAATATATATGAATAGGTGATATAGAATGGATTTTAAACATATACCAGTTTTATTTAATGAAACTATTGAGAACTTAAAGTGTAAAGAAGGTGGGGTTTATGTTGATTGTACTTTAGGTGGGGCTGGACATGCTAGTGAGATTGCTAAAAGAATAGGTTTAGAAGGGACTTTAATAGGTGTTGATCAAGATATAGCTGCTATTAAGGCCGCAGAAAATAAGTTAGTTGAAGCCGAATGTAAAGTAGAACTAATAAGAGATAATTATAAGAATATAAGAATGATTTTAGATAGATTAGAGATAGAAAATGTTGATGGTTATTTATTTGATCTAGGTTTCTCGTCACACCAAATTGACACTCCTGAAAGGGGATTTAGCTATCAACATGAAGCACCTTTAGATATGCGCATGGACCAAAGACAGTCTATAACTGCAGCAGATTTATTGAATAAGTTATCTAAAGCGGAGTTAACTAAAATAATTACTGAATATGGAGAAGAAAGGTGGGCTAGTAGAATAGCAGAGTTTATAGTTGAAATTCGAAAGGACAAGCCTTTTGAGCTAACTACAGAGTTAATACAGACTATTAAAGCTGCAATTCCTGCTAGTGCTAGGCGACACGGACCACATCCAGCTAGGCGTACATTTCAAGCATTAAGAATTGCTGTTAACGATGAATTAGACATTATATCTGAAACTATAGAAGATATTATACCTACTCTTAAAACAGGTGGTAGAGTTGCGATTATTACTTTTCATTCTTTAGAAGATAGGATAGTGAAACATAAATTTAGAGAGTTAGCTCGAGGATGTGTTTGCCCTCCAGATTTTCCAGTATGTGCTTGTGATAAGGAGAAGCAAGTGAAAGTTATTACTAGAAGACCTATAGATGCAACACAAGCTGAAATAGACACAAATCCGAGAGCTAGAAGTGCTAAATTAAGAGTAATAGAAAAACTCTAATTTAGTTCTAAAATGAGAGGTAGGTGAATAAATTGATAGTAGTAGATAAAAAGAAGGAAGTAAAAGATTATAAGAGACTTAATTCTACTGCTAGGAAAGATAGAAATACTAAAAAAAAGAGAGTAAGAAAGCAAAGATCTAATAAACAGAAGAATAATAGTAATACTTTACTATTTATGAGTGGTTATGCTTTAATAATTTTAATTATAGTGATTTTTGGAATTCTATATATTAATAAATATGTAGAGATGAATAAAATTAATTTACAAATGAATCAAGTTCAAAGCAAAATTAAAGATTTAGAGGAAGAGAAGCAAAAATTAAAATTAAATTTATCTCAATATAAATCATTGGACCGAATAGAGAATATAGCTAAGGTTGAATTAGGAATGGTAGAACCTAAGCAAGTAAAATATATTTCTATGAATTCTAAGAATGGAACATCTTTAAAACAGAATCAGGATTTACATTTAAATGATAGATTAGTTGAAATTAGTAAGTTAGGAGAGAAAGTGTCTACTTGGTTGCAAGGCTTTAGTCAAGTGGAGGCTGGAACATTAAATAATGAATAAATAAGGGCGTAATATTAACTTTATAGCCCCTGAATAATTATTCTAAAGGGGGATTAATATGGGTAAATCTAAACTACAAATAAGAAAAAGGATTTTTTGGCTTTTTCTTATTGTAGTTTTATTTATGTCTATGATTATTTTACGTTTAGGTTGGATTCAACTTTTTGATAATGATTTTTATCAATCTAGAGCTTTAGATCAAAGATTACGTAAATTGAAGGTAGAACCCAGACGAGGATTTATTTATGATAGAAACGGTGAAGAATTAGCAATTAGCGGAAGTGCTGATACTGTAGTTGCTGTACCTTCTGAAATTGAGAATCCAAATCAAGTTGCTGAGAAATTATCCTTAATTTTAGAGATGGACCGAGAGAAAATTTATAAAAGAATTACTAAAAAAGCATACGCAGTTTATTTGGAACGGAAAATATCAAAGGAAGAAACAGCAAAGATTAAATCTTTAGACTTATCAGGGATTACATTTACAGAAGAAAGTAAAAGGTTTTATCCAAAAGATAGTTTAGCATCTCATATTTTAGGTTTTGCTGGAATTGATAGTCAAGGTTTAAATGGTATAGAGTTATCTTATGATCAAATTTTAAGAGGGAAACCAGGTAGGATCATGATAGAGAAAGATGCAACTGGACAACAAATTCCTGAGGGAGTTGAAGAGTATTTAGATCCAAAAAATGGGAATAACATTTATTTAACTATAGATCATGTTATTCAATATATTGTGGAAAGAGAGTTAAAAAAATCTTTACAAGTTAATGAGGCTAAAGGCGGTACTATTATTGTAATGGATCCGCAAAGTGGAGAGATTCTAGCATTAGCAAATAGACCTACATATAATCCTAATCACTTTGCACAGTATTCACCCGGTCTATGGAGAAATAGTGCTATTTCTGATACATATGAACCAGGGTCAACTTTTAAAATTGTTACTATGTCTGCTGGATTAGAAGAAGGGGTAGTAAATCCTAAAGATAATTTCTTTGATCCAGGTTATATTAAAGTAAGCGGGGAAGTAATTAGATGCTGGAAAAGCGGTGGACATGGGAAACAAACTTTTGCTGAAGTTGTGGCTAACTCATGTAATCCAGGATTTGTTCAAGTCGGTCAGCGTGTAGGAAAAAAGGATTTTTATAAATATGTTAAAGCTTTTGGTTTTGGTCAAGATACTGATATCAGACTGCCAGGTGAAGCTAATGGATTAGTTTACAGTTATGATGATATAGGACCAGTGGAATTGGCTACTATGTCTTTTGGTCATGGTATATCTGTAACTCCGATTCAATTAGTTACAGCTATTTCTGCTGTAGCTAATGGTGGGAAACTTCTAAAACCGCATTTAGTAGAGAAGATAGAGAATGAACAAGGAAGAATAATTAAAGAATTTAAACCTGAGTTAATCAGACAAGTAATTTCTAAGGAAACGGCTCAGACTGTGCGGAAATTATTAGAAGGAGTAGTAACTGATGGTTCAGGTAAGAATGCTCAAGTTGAAGGGTATAGAATTGGAGGAAAGACAGGTACTGCTAAACATTATGGTGTTCAGTCTTATGATTCTTCTTTTGTAGGGATATTGCCAGTTGGAAATCCAGAATTGGTAGTATTAGTGGTAATGAAAGGAGTTACTAGTTATCCTTATTATGGTTCGCAAGTAGCTGCTCCTATGTTTCATAATATAGTAAAGGATGTGGTGCGTTACTTAGAGATTCCTCCTAATAAAGGTAGTGGAGAAGACGAAAAAGAAGAGGAAGAGGTTCGAAAAGTAAGAGTACCTAATTTAATTAATCATCCTTTAAATGAAGTAGATATGCGGTTAAGAAAGTTAGGATTAAATTTTAAATTAGAAGGAAATGGGGAGAAAATATTAGATCAGGTTCCTAAGCCCGGTGTTAAAGTAGATGTAGGAACTACAGTAATTTTATTCTCTTCTGATGGATTAAGCACTAAAGGTCGTTATAAAGTAACTGTACCTAATTTAGAAGGAAGGTCGTTGAATGATGCTCAAAATTTATTAGCTAAATTAGGCTTAAAATTAGATTGGCAAGGAAATGGAAAAGTTATCTTTCAGAAGCCAACTGCTGGCTTTAGAGTTGAGGCAGGAAGTACAATAGAAGTTGAATTAGATTAAATAGGAATATTTTTAATCAATTGTAAAATAATATATAGTAAGCGGCATAAGGAGGAGAGGTAGATGAAAGAGTTAAGTAGAATAATTACTGAATTAGATTATAAGGTGTTACAAGGAAGTGTGGATAGAGAAATTACAGGAATTGAGTATGATTCTAGAGAAGTTGAAGCTGATAATTTATTTGTATGTATTAGTGGATTTACTCATGATGGTCATGATTATATAAATGAGGCCATTGAGGCTGGGGCTACAGCTGTTTTAGTTGAAAAAGAGGTAGAATTAAATGAATGTAATGAGATAACAGTCATTATGATTAGAGATACACGTCAAGGGTTAGCAATGATAAGCTCAGCTTTTTATGATTATCCATCTCAAAAATTAAAAGTGATTGGTGTAACTGGAACAAATGGAAAGACAACTACTACATATTTGACTGAATCGATTTTAAAAACTGCTGGTCATAAAGTAGGATTAATCGGTACTATAAAGAATAAAATTGATGATGAAAAATTTAAATCTCAAAGAACTACGCCTGAATCTTTAGATTTACAAGCATTTTTTGCAAGAATGGTAGAGGAAGATGTTACTCATGTAGTTATGGAGGTGTCCTCTCATGCTTTGGCTTTAAATCGGGTTGATAAGATAGATTTTGATGTTGCAATTTTTACTAATATTACTCAAGATCACTTAGATTTTCATGATTCATTTAATGATTATCTAAATGCTAAAGCAAAATTATTTACAGGATTAGATGACGAAGATAAAACGGCTATTATTAATATAGATGATCCTAATAGTGATAAGATTTTATCTGCTAGTAATGGCTCAGTTATTACTTATAGCATTGAAAAGGATGCCAATTTGAAGGCTAAAGATATTACTATTAGTCCCATAGGAGTTAATTTCTTGGCGGAAGCTTTTGAAGAAAAAGTTAATTTAGATTTAAATCTAACAGGATTATTTAACGTTTATAATACTTTGGCTGCTTTAGGAGCTGGAATAAGCTTAAATATTACTTTAGATGATATTCAACAAGGGTTAGAAGAAGTACAAGGAGTAGCAGGTAGGTTTGAAATTGTAGATGAAGGCCAGGATTTCGGAGTGATTGTAGATTATGCTCATACTCCTGATAGTTTGCAGAATATTTTAGAAACGGCTGAAGACTTTGTGGAAGGTAGAGTCATAGTAGTATTTGGATGTGGTGGAGATCGAGATAAAAGTAAGCGACCGATAATGGGACAGGTGGCCACAAGATTAGCTGACTTTTCAATTATTACTTCTGATAATCCGCGTAGTGAAGAACCAGAAGATATTATTAATGATATTGAATTAGGAGTAAAAGAAATTAATAAAAAGGTAGAGGAAGATTACGTGATTATTCAAGATAGAGCTGAAGCTATTAATTATGGAATCGAGACTGCTAGAACTGGTGATTTAGTATTTATAGTGGGAAAAGGTCATGAAACATATCAAATTTTAAAAGATAAGACTATTTCCTTTGATGACCGCCAAGTTGCTAGAGAAGCTTTAGATAAAAATAGAGGTGAATAGTATGGAACCAATTAAAGTTAAAGAATTTATATCCGAAATAGATGGCGAATTAATTAATGGAAGTTTGGAAACTAAAATTGATGAGGTGTCAATTGACTCTAGAACTATTGATAAAGGAGCATTATTTTTTGCTATTAAAGGAGAGAGGTTTGATGGACATAATTTCATAAATGATGCATTAGCAGCAGGAGCAATAGGAGTAGTTATAGAGATTAACGAAATTAGTGAATATAGTATTGACTCTAATATCTTAGTAATCAAAGTAGAAGATACTAGTAAAGCTTTACAAGACTTGGCAAAGTATTATCGTAGTTTGTTTGATATTCCTGTTATTGGAGTGACAGGAAGTACAGGTAAAACAACAACTAAAGACTTAATAGCTTCTGTTTTGGAGGTCAAATTTAAGACTTTAAAGACTGAAGGCAACTACAATAATGAGTTTGGGTTGCCTTTAACTTTATTTAGATTAGATTCTAGTTATGAAGTAGTAGTTGTTGAATTAGCAATGAGAGGATTAGGTGAAATAGAATATTTGTGCCAGATAGCTCAACCTGAAATAGGGGTCATTACTAATGTTGGCGTGACTCACTTAGAAACACTAGGTAGTCAAGAAAATATAGCAAGAGCTAAAAGTGAATTGGTCATGAGTTTACCCCCTGAAGGTAAGGCTCTATTGAATGGCGATGATGATTATATTAGAATGATGGCAAATAAAGCTGAAGCAGAGATAGTATATTATGGTTGTGGTAATGATAATGATTTAGAAGCTATAAAGATTGAAAACTTAGGGGCAGATGGGTTAAGTTTTATAGTAAATCAACAGAGTAGGAAGTTTGAAGTAAGGTTACCATTGCCAGGTGAATATAATGTATATAATTCATTAGCGGCTATTGGTGTTGGATTAGAACTAGGTTTAAGTATAGATGAATTAAAAAGTGGATTAGCCCAACCAAATTTAACTAAAATGCGAGGAGATATAACAGAGTTAGACTCGGGAATTACTATAATCAATGATGCCTATAATGCTAACCCAACCTCTATGGAGGCAGGATTAAATCTATTAGTAAATATTGGTAATAAAAAAGGAAGGTTAATTGCTGTTTTAGGTGATATGTTAGAGTTAGGTTCTATAGCAGAAATAGCACATAGACGAATAGCTAAAATAGTTGTAGATAATAATATAGACTATTTATTAACTGTAGGAGAACTTTCTGCTCTAATAGGTGAGGAAGCTAAGCAATTAGGATTAGCTGAAGAATATGTATTTAGTTATAGTACTAATCAAGAAATTATTGACCAGCTATTGCAGTTAGTTGATACAAGTGATACAATTTTACTTAAAGGCTCTAGAGGAATGAAGTTAGAGGAAATAGAAGAGGCTTTGTTGGAAGGTTGAAGGAGGGGCTAGAACAATGGTTGACTTAATATATGCAGCTACAGCTGCCTTTGCTATTACATTATTAATTGGACCGATAATGATAAAATTACTACGTAAATTAAAATTTGGTCAAAATATTAGGGAAGTAGGACCTGAAAAACATTTAGAGAAAAGTGGAACTCCTACCATGGGTGGAGTTATAATTCTTATTTCTATTGTGGTAGCAGTTTTATTATTTGCGGATATGACTTCTAAATTATTTTGGGCTTTATTTGTAACTTTAAGTTATGGTTTTTTAGGTTTATTAGATGATTCCATTAAGATTATAGCAAATCGTTCTTTGGGTTTAAAGGCAAAACAAAAGTTGTTAGGACAGATTCTAATTGGGGGTTTATTAGGATATAATGTATTATATAATTTAAATATTGGTTCAGAGATTATAATTCCTTATTTAGGAGGGACTATAGATTTAGGAATCTATTTTATTCCTTCTGTAATAATAGTGGTGATTGGAACTTCTAATGCTGTTAATTTAACAGATGGGTTAGATGGTTTAGCAGCTGGAGTGACGATTATAGTGGCTATTACTTATACAGTGATTAGTCTTATTATCTTTAACCAATATGAATTAGCTATTTTTACTGCAGCTATTGTAGGGGCTTGTTTAGGATTTGCTTGGTTTAATAGTCATCCTGCTCAGGTTTTCATGGGGGATACAGGCTCACTAGCCTTAGGAGGAGCCATAGCAGTAGTAGCTATTTTAACCAAAACTGAATTATCTTTAGTAATTATTGGTGGAGTTTATGTTATAGAGGCTTTATCAGTAATGATTCAAGTTGTCTACTTTAAATTAACAGGTGGTAAGAGAGTCTTTAGAATGAGTCCACTTCACCATCATTTTGAGCTAAAAGGTTGGCAAGAATCTAAGGTAGTAGTCAGATTCTGGATTTTAGCTGCCATATTATCATTGGCTGGCTTATTAGGTTTACAAGGGGTTTAAATGTTGGAAAGGTAGGTTGAACAACTTATGGATTTAGTAGAAAAAAAAGTAACAGTTTTAGGTTTAGGTAAGAGAACAGGAATAGCTACAGTTAAATTTTTAATTAATAAAGGAGCTAATGTAGTAGTTAGTGATGTGAAATCTGAGACAGAATTAAAAGAAGAATTAATGGAATTAAATGATTATGAAATAGAGTATGATTTAGACGGACATAGTGATAAAGCAATTAATAATACAGATATGATAGTAATTAGCCCGGGAGTACCTAGTCAAATTTCAATTTTACAGAAGGCTAAGCGGTTAGGAATACCGGTTATTAGTGCAATAGAATTAGCGTATCATTTTTGTGCAGCACCAATTGTGGCCATTACAGGAACTAATGGCAAAACTACAACGACTACTTTAACAGGTGAAATATTTAATGCTACTCAAGATGAAGTAGTAGTTGGTGGAAATATAGGTAGACCTTTGATTAGAGATGTGAATAATTTATCATCAAAAGGTGCAGTTATAGCCGAAATAAGTTCCTTTCAACTGGAGAATATTGAAGAATTTAGACCTAAGATTAGTTTAATATTAAACTTAACTCCGGACCATTTAGATAGACATGGTTCATTTGAAGATTATATAGAAGCTAAGAAGAAGATCTTTAGTAATCAACAGGGCACAGATTATACAATTCTCAATTACGATGACCCAGTAACTAGAGAATTAGCAGATGATACTCATGGAACTGTAGTCTATTTCAGTCAAAAAGAAGAGGTTGAATATGGGCTTTATATCGAAAATGGAGAAGTAATTAATAATCTTACTGCTGAAAAAGAGATATTTATTGAAGTTGATGAGATTGGAATTAAAGGGCCCCATAACTTAGAAAATGCTTTAGGAGCTATTTCTATAGCTTTACTTAGCGATATTGAGCCGGAAATAATTAAGGACGTAGTAAGAGAATTTAATGGAGTTGAACACCGTATAGAAGATGTAGCGGTTATAGATAAAGTAAGGTATGTTAATGATTCTAAAGCTACTAATCCTGTGTCAGCAATGAAAGCTTTAGAGACTTTTAGTGAACCTTTAATATTGATTGCTGGAGGTATGGATAAGAAATCAGATTTTAGTGAATTTGCTGACAAAGTAGCTGAAAATGTTAAGGTATTAATTTTATTGGGGGAGACAGCAGATGAAATTGAGCAATCTATGAAGAGCCTTGGTTTTAATGCAATTAAAAGAATAAATACTATTGAAGATGCAGTAAAGGTGGCTGTGGATATAAGTATTGCAGGTGATTTAGTTCTTTTATCACCAGCGTGTGCAAGTTGGGATATGTTTAGTAGTTATAAAGAGAGGGGTCAAAAGTTTAAAAAGGCGGTATTTGATTTAAGGAGGCAATAGAATGAAGAAGGTAAAAGCGCCTGATTTCATAATCTTTTTTACTATGATAACTTTATTAGGAATTGGAATTATCATGGTTTTTAGTTCTACCTCTATTCGAGCGTATGCTGACTATGGGGATAGTTTCTATTTTCTTAAAAAACAGTTTCTCTGGTCAGTAATTGGTATTGGAGCTATGATTTTCTTTATGACTATAGATTATAAATTATATAAGCAGTTAGCTCAATTAGGTTTGTTAGTCACTCTAGGTTCATTAATTCTAGTATTAATAATTGGAACAGTAGTTGGTGGTTCACAGAGATGGCTGGGTTTAGGGATGCTTAGAGTTCAACCTTCAGAAATAGCAAAGTTGAGCATGGTAATTTATATGGCTAGATATTTGTCTACAAAACAGCATAAAATAGATAAATTACAAGGGTTAGCCCCTGGTTTATTAGTTTTAGGATTAGTTTGTGGACTGATTTTGATGCAACCGGATTTAGGTACTGCAGCTACAATTGGCGGAACAATAATGATTATGTTTATAGCAGCTGGATTAAAGTTAGAATACTTAGCTGGTCTAGGTTTAACAGGAATTTCAGGGATATTTTACTTAATATATAGTGCACCGTACCGTAAAGAGAGGTTATTGGCATTTTTAGACCCGTGGAGTGATCCATTAGATTCAGGATTTCATATTATTCAATCTTTATATGCTTTAGGATCTGGCGGGTTATTTGGAGTAGGAATAGGTCAGAGTAGACAGAAATTCTTTTATTTACCGGAACCAGGTACTGATTTTATATTTGCTATTATAGGTGAAGAATTAGGATTTATTGGAGCTATGGTAGTAGTTTTCTTATTCTTTTTATTTGCCTGGAGGGGTTTAAAAATAGCTATTGAAGCTCCAGATTTATTTGGAAGTTTATTGGCTGTAGGAATTACTACTATGATTACTATACAAGCAATAATTAATATAGGGGTTGTTACAGGTTCGATGCCGGTTACAGGAATTACTTTACCTTTTATTAGTTATGGTGGTTCTTCTTTAGTAATTATGTTATCAGGAGTAGGAATTTTATTAAATATATCACGATATT
This window harbors:
- a CDS encoding LysO family transporter, with protein sequence MSVIIWFLLLGLTIGYLEIIPERFSSLTDNLITGGLILLLFSMGVEIGLNDKVIANLDKLGFQAIVLALGSILGSLGLIKLLEMLVGNFRKEQERRG
- a CDS encoding lysine exporter LysO family protein encodes the protein MIIAILISIISGVLVGKFIVAPEMANSLGQVTTYFLAILLLGIGIDIGRNKDVIAKVKQIGWKIITVPLMVAAGSILGAILSGLILQLPFNESSAIGAGFGWYSLSGVLITKAYDVQVGSLAFLTNVFRELLAIILIPILAKTEGKISLIAPGGATTMDTTLPLIVKSSNSEIGVIAFVNGVILSSLVPILVPLLIKL
- the mraZ gene encoding division/cell wall cluster transcriptional repressor MraZ, whose translation is MLMGEYIHSMDGKGRVIIPAKFRKELGDEFVATRGLDDCLFIYPMDEWKILEQKLKSLPLTRKDARAFVRFFFSGATECQLDKQGRISIPSNLRNYAQLEKETVIIGVSNRVELWSKQKWDSYLSEAEESYEDIAETIEELGI
- the rsmH gene encoding 16S rRNA (cytosine(1402)-N(4))-methyltransferase RsmH, translated to MDFKHIPVLFNETIENLKCKEGGVYVDCTLGGAGHASEIAKRIGLEGTLIGVDQDIAAIKAAENKLVEAECKVELIRDNYKNIRMILDRLEIENVDGYLFDLGFSSHQIDTPERGFSYQHEAPLDMRMDQRQSITAADLLNKLSKAELTKIITEYGEERWASRIAEFIVEIRKDKPFELTTELIQTIKAAIPASARRHGPHPARRTFQALRIAVNDELDIISETIEDIIPTLKTGGRVAIITFHSLEDRIVKHKFRELARGCVCPPDFPVCACDKEKQVKVITRRPIDATQAEIDTNPRARSAKLRVIEKL
- a CDS encoding septum formation initiator family protein, giving the protein MIVVDKKKEVKDYKRLNSTARKDRNTKKKRVRKQRSNKQKNNSNTLLFMSGYALIILIIVIFGILYINKYVEMNKINLQMNQVQSKIKDLEEEKQKLKLNLSQYKSLDRIENIAKVELGMVEPKQVKYISMNSKNGTSLKQNQDLHLNDRLVEISKLGEKVSTWLQGFSQVEAGTLNNE
- a CDS encoding stage V sporulation protein D, encoding MGKSKLQIRKRIFWLFLIVVLFMSMIILRLGWIQLFDNDFYQSRALDQRLRKLKVEPRRGFIYDRNGEELAISGSADTVVAVPSEIENPNQVAEKLSLILEMDREKIYKRITKKAYAVYLERKISKEETAKIKSLDLSGITFTEESKRFYPKDSLASHILGFAGIDSQGLNGIELSYDQILRGKPGRIMIEKDATGQQIPEGVEEYLDPKNGNNIYLTIDHVIQYIVERELKKSLQVNEAKGGTIIVMDPQSGEILALANRPTYNPNHFAQYSPGLWRNSAISDTYEPGSTFKIVTMSAGLEEGVVNPKDNFFDPGYIKVSGEVIRCWKSGGHGKQTFAEVVANSCNPGFVQVGQRVGKKDFYKYVKAFGFGQDTDIRLPGEANGLVYSYDDIGPVELATMSFGHGISVTPIQLVTAISAVANGGKLLKPHLVEKIENEQGRIIKEFKPELIRQVISKETAQTVRKLLEGVVTDGSGKNAQVEGYRIGGKTGTAKHYGVQSYDSSFVGILPVGNPELVVLVVMKGVTSYPYYGSQVAAPMFHNIVKDVVRYLEIPPNKGSGEDEKEEEEVRKVRVPNLINHPLNEVDMRLRKLGLNFKLEGNGEKILDQVPKPGVKVDVGTTVILFSSDGLSTKGRYKVTVPNLEGRSLNDAQNLLAKLGLKLDWQGNGKVIFQKPTAGFRVEAGSTIEVELD
- a CDS encoding UDP-N-acetylmuramoyl-L-alanyl-D-glutamate--2,6-diaminopimelate ligase; the protein is MKELSRIITELDYKVLQGSVDREITGIEYDSREVEADNLFVCISGFTHDGHDYINEAIEAGATAVLVEKEVELNECNEITVIMIRDTRQGLAMISSAFYDYPSQKLKVIGVTGTNGKTTTTYLTESILKTAGHKVGLIGTIKNKIDDEKFKSQRTTPESLDLQAFFARMVEEDVTHVVMEVSSHALALNRVDKIDFDVAIFTNITQDHLDFHDSFNDYLNAKAKLFTGLDDEDKTAIINIDDPNSDKILSASNGSVITYSIEKDANLKAKDITISPIGVNFLAEAFEEKVNLDLNLTGLFNVYNTLAALGAGISLNITLDDIQQGLEEVQGVAGRFEIVDEGQDFGVIVDYAHTPDSLQNILETAEDFVEGRVIVVFGCGGDRDKSKRPIMGQVATRLADFSIITSDNPRSEEPEDIINDIELGVKEINKKVEEDYVIIQDRAEAINYGIETARTGDLVFIVGKGHETYQILKDKTISFDDRQVAREALDKNRGE
- a CDS encoding UDP-N-acetylmuramoyl-tripeptide--D-alanyl-D-alanine ligase — encoded protein: MEPIKVKEFISEIDGELINGSLETKIDEVSIDSRTIDKGALFFAIKGERFDGHNFINDALAAGAIGVVIEINEISEYSIDSNILVIKVEDTSKALQDLAKYYRSLFDIPVIGVTGSTGKTTTKDLIASVLEVKFKTLKTEGNYNNEFGLPLTLFRLDSSYEVVVVELAMRGLGEIEYLCQIAQPEIGVITNVGVTHLETLGSQENIARAKSELVMSLPPEGKALLNGDDDYIRMMANKAEAEIVYYGCGNDNDLEAIKIENLGADGLSFIVNQQSRKFEVRLPLPGEYNVYNSLAAIGVGLELGLSIDELKSGLAQPNLTKMRGDITELDSGITIINDAYNANPTSMEAGLNLLVNIGNKKGRLIAVLGDMLELGSIAEIAHRRIAKIVVDNNIDYLLTVGELSALIGEEAKQLGLAEEYVFSYSTNQEIIDQLLQLVDTSDTILLKGSRGMKLEEIEEALLEG
- the mraY gene encoding phospho-N-acetylmuramoyl-pentapeptide-transferase; its protein translation is MVDLIYAATAAFAITLLIGPIMIKLLRKLKFGQNIREVGPEKHLEKSGTPTMGGVIILISIVVAVLLFADMTSKLFWALFVTLSYGFLGLLDDSIKIIANRSLGLKAKQKLLGQILIGGLLGYNVLYNLNIGSEIIIPYLGGTIDLGIYFIPSVIIVVIGTSNAVNLTDGLDGLAAGVTIIVAITYTVISLIIFNQYELAIFTAAIVGACLGFAWFNSHPAQVFMGDTGSLALGGAIAVVAILTKTELSLVIIGGVYVIEALSVMIQVVYFKLTGGKRVFRMSPLHHHFELKGWQESKVVVRFWILAAILSLAGLLGLQGV